A single genomic interval of Arachis duranensis cultivar V14167 chromosome 7, aradu.V14167.gnm2.J7QH, whole genome shotgun sequence harbors:
- the LOC107459138 gene encoding uncharacterized protein LOC107459138, whose protein sequence is METPTQSLSGLATIVSNLSKTTHSFMAETRSSIWNLEIQVGQLSKRILEAPSNTLPSNIEVNPKEECKAVTMEAEAEPKEAPATEELKENKAQKDTKSIPMHVPLEIKEPEEQHSPTLQEEPEDEQLAQFLAVLRRLQVNISFTELLEKKPPSMACLKHAISEKMALKGDETMVLTKECIALVQKKLPQKLPDPGSFLILCTIGTITFKKALCDLGSSIILRPFSVMRKLGIQEVQPIKISLEKTDKSLKRAYGMVENILIKVEDLYISVDFMILDTGDDRNDSIIFGRPFLATAKALIDVEKKS, encoded by the coding sequence ATGGAGACACCCACACAAAGCCTCTCTGGCCTGGCTACTATAGTCTCTAACCTCTCCAAgaccactcatagtttcatGGCAGAAACTAGGTCATCCATTTGGAATTTGGAGATACAGGtaggtcagctgagcaagaggATACTCGAGGCTCCCTCCaatactcttccaagcaacatAGAAGTAAATCCAAAAGAGGAGTGTAAGGCCGTCACTATGGAAGCTGAGGCTGAACCCAAGGAGGCACCTGCTACTGAGGAACTGAAGGAGAACAAGGCTCAGAAGGATACTAAGAGTATCCCCATGCATGTCCCTCTAGAAATTAAGGAGCCTGAAGAACAACACTCTCCAACCTTGCAAGAGGAGCCTGAGGACGAGCAACTTGCTCAGTTTCTGGCAGTCCTCAGGAGGTTGCAAGTTAATATCTCTTTTACAGAGCTATTGGAGAAGAAACCCCCCTCAATGGCCTGTCTAAAACATGCTATCTCTGAAAAGATGGCCCTAAAAGGAGATGAGACTATGGTGTTGACCAAGGAATGCATCGCCCTGGTCCAAAAGAAGCTGCCTCAAAAGCTGCCAGATCCCGGAAGCTTCTTGATCCTCTGTACGATAGGGACCATCACTTTTAAGAAGGCATTGTGCGACCTTGGGTCAAGCATCATTCTTAGGCCTTTCTCTGTGATGAGAAAGCTAGGGATCCAAGAGGTGCAACCTATTAAGATCTCACTGGAAAAGACAGACAAGTCCTTGAAACGAGCATATGGCATGGTGGAAAACATCCTtataaaggttgaagacctttacatcTCTGTGGACTTCATGATACTAGACACTGGAGATGATAGGAACGATTCCATCATCTTTGGAAGGCCCTTCCTAGCTACTGCGAAGGCCTTGATTGATGTAGAAAAAAAGAGCTAA